A region of the Planctomycetaceae bacterium genome:
ACCAGATCGATGTCCAGCGATTCCAGCAGCGACAGAAACTTCGACGGTTCATCGAAGTCAATTCCCAGCCCGGACCCGTCGCCTCCGAAAGCGTGTCGATACGAACCGGACGACGAGGGGATTCCTGTTCGTGAATCGTCGCCTCCGGGTTCAAACGGAATAAAGTCGAACACGCTGACTCGCACGCCGATTTCCAGCCCCGGTGCTTCGCTGCGAATTCCCGCGACGATGTCTCGAAGAAAGCGAGTCCGGTTTTCAAAGCTGCCGCCGAAGTTTCCGGCGCGGTCGAAACTCGACAGCAGTTCGTGTCCCAGATAACCGTGGCAGTGCTTCACGTCGACCCAGCGAAATCCGGCCTTTTGAGCCAGCACGCACGCCGCGACGAAGTCATCGATCAGTTGCCTCAAGTCGTCGTCCGACAGCAGCCCGTCGTCACTGTCGATGCCGAACCGACGATCCAGAATCGGATGACGGTAGGCGATTCTCGGCTCCATGAGACGCTTGTCGTTGGGCCGCGCAAACCGGCCGGAATGCGTGAGCTGCAGTCCGACACAAAGATCGTCCGTCTTGCCGAAATGCTGCGCGTGAGTCGCTTCCAGCAGAGTTCGCAGCGATTCGATTTCGTGCAGGTTGGCGTCGTTAATCAGCAGTTGGTTCGGGTTGGCTCGCCCGTCATGCCGGATCGCGACGGCTTCCCCGCCCCAGATCAGTTTCGCGCCGCTGAGCCCGAAACGTCTCCACCGGCGGCGAGTCAGTTCGGTGGGCTTTCCGTCGACGGTGCCGTCCCAGCCTTCCATGGGCAGGATGCAGAAGCGATTGCCGGCATGACCGGCACGGCTGATCAGCGGCTGCGCCAACGGACTGTCGGCACCGACAGCTAACTGTTCGTCAACCGGCAGCGTCAAATTCAATTCCGCCAGTCGCGAGCGAAAACCGTCAACTGTCCTGAAGCTGGCTACGCGAGGGTACGACATTTGATGTGAGGCTCAGCGATATCACGGCAATCCGACTGCTTCCCGGCCGTCCGGAAGAAACAGCGATGCGGCAGTACAGCCGGGTGTTCACCCGGACTCTTCCACGGCTGATTCGAAACGGCCCGGTTCGTCGCCGGAGTATCCCGGAAAGTCTGCAGGCGTGCCAATCAGTCCGGCACGACCCGCGGAATCCGAAAATCCTTCGCGCCTTTGCAGCCGCCGACTGTTTCCCGCAATTCGGTGGCTGTACCTGAAGCAGATCCTTCAGTAGGGAAAACACGGGGTAAGGTTGCTCGAAATCCATGCAGCCCACTCCCGGTTCGGCGGGAGATCTTTCGATGGGATTTGTGCCCGTGCCAGATGTTTCAACCTGCAATTCGTGCGGTTCTGACTTGTCGGTCGCGTCCGTCCTGTATCGCGAATGCTGGCTGGACGAACCGGGAATGAAAGCCGTTTCGATCGCGATTCCCACCAGGACTCACATCGTTGGAACGATCCGCGACCAGTTGGTGGAATGCGACCCGGACATCAATGTCAGCCTGCGGATTTCACAGCCACAGATCTGCATGGCCGTTGAAGAAGCTCTCGCCAACGCCATCTTTCACGGCAACCTGGAAATCGACTCAAAGCTGAAGGAAGGCGGGTCGTCGCAGTTCTGGGACCTGGCACAGGAACGGCAGGCTCGCGGACCCTGGAAGGACCGCGTCGTCCGAATTCATAAACTGGTCAGCACGCTCGGCGTGTGGATGACCATCACCGACGAAGGCGCCGGTTTCGACACCCGCCGGCTGCTTGACAAAACACCTGACCCTCTGGCAATGCTAAGCAGCGGTCGCGGACTGGTGATGATGAAGGCATTCACCAACGACCTGTTCTTCAACAGCCGCGGCAACAGCGTCACCATGGCCTTCTACGCCGCCAGCCGAGCGGAATCGCAATACTGTCCGCAGCCGGTGACCGCCCGCTCAGACTCACGCTGCAACACACTGTGCGCCGCAGCACACAACTGACGCCACTTGTCGTCGCACGGCGACCGGCCACCAGCGGAGAAGCAGGCCGGACACAACGCAGCGATCACTGACTCTGCCAGGCCGGGATCGCCGGCCGGGTGGCGCGGGCAGAAGCGGACGATCGTGGTCGCCAGCCCATTGCGTCGTTCCATTGCGCGGGATACTCTCAGAGAAAATCGGCGTTTCTCTTCGTCCGGGCGGGCGGAGCGAGTGATTTTCGACTGAGGATCGCGGCGTTGGGACCTCATGACGGCGAAGAGCAGAATGATTCCGGGGAATCACTTCGGGGAATTCAGGCTGTCGGCGACCGCTTTCTGGAAGAACTTCGGGCCGGGGGCTCGCCGGAGATCGGGACTTTCCTACAGAGGTTCGAATCACCCGACCACGCGACTGTCTTTCGGCTGCTGCTGAGTCTGGAAGTTGAACATCGACGACAGTCCGGTCGGACTCCGACAGTTGCCGACTATCTGCCGAGGTTTGCTGACTTCCAAGACATCGTCGTCGCAGTCCTGGACGATGAGTGGTCCACAGCCGAGCCGCCGGGTCCCGAATCTTCCATCCCGCTGACGTCCGAAGTTCAGACGAAGCTGCCGGATCGGCTGCCTTCCGTCAGCGATATCAACGTCGCCTATGCATCGGCTGACGAAGAACGCCGGGGCGGCAGTCGGCTGGATACCAGAACGCTGCCAGCGGCGCTCGGCAGTCCGTTGTCACCTTCAGCGCACGCCGGTGAGACCATAGCCGGCCGCTACACGCTGCAAACACTGCTGGGCGAGGGCGGGATGGGTCAGGTTTGGGCCGCAAGTCAGCGGGAACCGGTCAGGCGTCGCGTTGCGGTCAAGCTGATCAAACCGGGAATGGACTCCCGTGCTGTCATCCAGCGCTTTGAACAGGAACGCCAGGCTCTGGCGGTCATGAATCATCCCGGCATCGCACGAATCCTGGATGGCGGGCTGACGGACGAGCGCCGGCCGTATTTCGTGATGGAGCTTGTCGACGGACAGCCTCTAACCACATTCTGCGACAAACAGCGACTTGGTATTCGGGAGCGGCTGGAGTTGTTCGTCACGATTTGCCATGCCGTGCAGCACGCCCACCAAAAGGGAATTGTACATCGCGACCTGAAGCCCTCGAATATCCTGGTGTCGCTTCAGGACGGTCGCCCCGTGTTGAAAGTCATCGATTTCGGGCTGGCGAAGGCGATCGGCGGCGGGATGTCGGATCTGTCGCTGACTTCGCAATTCGGTGCCGTTGTCGGCACATTGGAATACATGTCGCCGGAGCAGGCGAGTTCTTCCGGAACCGACGTCGACACCCGCACAGATATCTATTCGCTGGGTGTGATCCTTTACGAGCTGCTGACGGGTCTGCGTCCGATCGCCGCCGGTCGGCTACGGCGCGCGGCGCTGGACGAGATGATCCGGGTGATTCGCGATGAAGAGCCGTCAAGACCGTCAACGAGGCTTTCGGCAGACGAATCGCTGCCTTCGCTGGCGGCCGTCCGTAAGATTGAACCCAGCCGGCTGACCAGACTGCTGCGCGGTGATCTGGACTGGCTCGTCATGAAATGTCTCGAAAAACAGCGGGACCGCCGGTACGAAACCGCAAGCGGACTGGCTCGTGACGTTGAGCGATTTCTGGCCAATGAAGCCGTGGAGGCCAGGCCGCCAAGCGTTGCTTACCGCATGCAGAAGTTCCTGCGCAGGAACCGGCTGCCGGTTACGGCGTCTGCGATCATTCTGCTGGCCGTCGCCGGAGGGATCATCGGAACGGCCTGGGGAATGATGCGTGCCGAACGCGCTCGCGCTGACGCCGACCTCAACCGCAGAGTTGCTGACAAGGAAGAGAAACTGTCCGGACAACTCAGCGATTACCTGGTGCGGACTTTTGAATCCGCGAATCCCGTTGGTCTGGAAGATGCCGGCTTCCTGCGATCCGACGCGAGATCGAACGAGGGACTTGCCAGACGGATGCTGGACGGCGGCGCCGACATTGTTAATGAGTACATGCAGGACAAGCCACTGATGCGGGCTCGTTTGCTCGACGCAATCGGCAACTCGTACAGAAACCTCGGCGACTGGGACGTTGCCGATCGCTGGCTGAACGATAGCTACAACATTCGCCGACAGGAACTCGGGGAGGCGGATGCCACAACAGTCACGGGCCTACTCAGTCTGGCTCACTTGTCGCGGGATCGAGGCCGCTATTCGGAAGCCGAACGGCTCTACCGCAGCATCATTTCCGCGCGTGAAGCACTGTTCGGCACTGCCGATCCCGCTGTCGCGGAAGCAAAGTCGTATCTGGCGTGGATGCTCTTCTTTCAGCCGCTAAGCACGGATGGCCCCCAGTTCAATCAAGAAACCCTGGCCGAAGCGGAACGATTGCTGCTGGAAGTTCTGGACGTTCGACAGCAACAGAATCCGCCCGACCACCACAACATCGGCATTACCCTGGCAGCACTGGCCAGTGTCAAGTTCGGTCAGCAACACCAGGAACCTGCCGCTTTGGAGTACGCATCGCGCGCGGCTGCGGAATTCCAGCTCAGCAGCAAAGACGCAGAATTCGGCAGGGCCATGCTGAGCCTGATCCTGGCCGATTCCCACCGGCGCGCGGGACGTTTCGAGGAGGCGGAGGCGATCTACCTGAAGGTCCTTGATCTGGCACGCCAGAGCCTTGGTCATGAACATCCGCTCGTCATCATGCAGTTGGCGAATCTGGCGGGGCTGTATCGAAAACAGGGCGATATGGTGAACGCCGAAAAGACGATTCTGGAGTTTGCGAATCTGGTACGCCCCGTACCGGCGTTTCGAAGTCAGCCCGTCGTTGTGGACGCTCTCATGCAATACGGTGACGAAGTCCGGCGCATGCGCAGCAAAGAAGAAGCGGAGAGCCTTTACCGCGAAGCATTGCTATACGCCCACGAACGCCCCGACGGCAACGAACGCAACGTCTCGAACTTCAAAAACGTCTGGCGACTCCGCAGGATGAATAATCCAACGGAACCTGTTTCCCGCCCGTCGTAGACAGGCCTGCGGCTGACACTATCGGTTGGGAACGTGCACGTTTCCTGTCCGTTCGCGATCAACGCATACCCTCCCGTTTCAACGGGGGTGAAGCAACGTCGCTGCACTGGTAAATTCTTTCTGCCGATCGCCTTAAAGCTGACGCCCGGTTGACGAACTTTCTCGTTTCGTGCTCGTTCCGTAAACGTTCCCTCGATTGCACCGACCACAGCCCTCCGCTCCATTGTCGCCGCAACGCCTCACCAACGGTGGCTCAGCCGATGGCCAGTTCCATGATCTGTTCCTGAGTCACTCGCAGGTGAGGCTCCGCGGAGGAATTGTCCAGTTCCCCGGTGACTCGGCCGCTGTGCATCACAAGGATCCGGTCGCTCATGCCGAGCACCTCCGGCAGTTCTGAACTGATCATGATGATGGCTTTGCCCTGTGCCGCCAGCTTGTTCAGCAGCAGATAGATTTCATGCTTGGCGCCGACGTCGATGCCGCGCGTCGGTTCGTCAAAGATGATCACTTCGGCATTGCGCTGCAGCCACTTGGCCAGCACGACCTTCTGCTGATTGCCTCCCGAAAGGTTGCCGGCCAACTGCTGCTGGTGGGGAATGCGAATCGACAGCGACGTGACATATTCGCCAAGCCGCCGGCGTTCTTCCCGCTCACGGACAAGCCCGAAACGCGACAGTCGCGACAGATTCGGCAGACCAAAGTTGTCGCGCACGCTGTGATTCAGCACCAGCCCCTGAGCTTTGCGGTCTTCCGTCAGCAAACAGATGCCGGCTCGAATCGCATCACGCGGATGACGGATCCGCAGCGGCTTTCCGTCCAGCACGATCGTTCCGCTGTCGGGAACGTCCGCCCCGAAAATTAGCCGCACCGTTTCCGTGCGGCCGGCGCCGACCAGTCCGGTAATTCCCAGCACTTCGCCGGCCCGAACGCAAAAGCTGACGTTCTGCACGGCGGTTCCGCGCCCAAGACCGCTGACTTCCAGCCGCACATCGCCGGGCGGTATGTGTTCCTTCGGAAACTCGTTGTCGATAAATCGCCCAACCATCAGTTCAATCATGCGCTGCCGCGTGATGTCGGCGATGGGCACGTCGGCAATGTGTTCGCCGTCGCGCAGCACGGTTACGGAATCTGCGATTTCCTGGACTTCATCCAGTCGGTGACTGATGTAGACGATGCCGATGCCGTCGTTCTGAAGATCGCGAATGATGCGAAACAGACACGTCACTTCCTGCGGCGTCAGCGCGGCGGACGGTTCGTCCATGACCAGAATGCGCACATCCTGAGACAGCGCTTTGGCGATTTCGACAAGCTGCTGCTGAGCGATCGACAACAGTCGGCACGGCATGTCCAGCGGCACGGACACACCCATGCGGCCGAAGATCTCCGCCGCGCAAGAGCGCTCGTGTGAACGATGCACGAACACGCGCGATCGTTCGCGGCCCAGAAAGATGTTTTCCCACGCGGTCAGGGCCGGGATCAGGTTGAATTCCTGATAGATGACACCGATGCCCGCATCCATGGCGGAACGGGGATCTGCCAGGCGGACTGAGGTTCCGTCGATGTCGATCGTCCCGGCATCCGGCTGGTGAGCTCCGCCGAGTATCCTGATCAGCGTGCTCTTGCCGGCGCCGTTTTCACCAATCAGAGCGACGACTTCACCGCGGTTCAGCGTCAGCGAAACATCATTCAGCGCGCGGACCCCCGGAAACGACTTGCTGATGCCGTTCATCTGCAGCAGCGGCGAAAAAAGGAAACCGCCAGAGATGATCGTGTTCTCCTTCTGAATTGCGGCCATGGTGACATGCGGGGTGGCGTTTGTTTCGACGTGCAGGACCCCGCAATTCAGGTTTCGCCCTGACGAACCGAATTCCTGTCGCGGTATGACACCATGTGACTCCCCCCAACCTTATTGCATGAGCTGCCGCATCCGTTTTTCGACCAATGCGGGTCATCGCCTTCCAGCCGTTTCGCGAGAACCAGCAGGTAGGCCACGTCATTCAGCAGCGGCAGCACGTACGCGTCGGTTTCGCTGACGACGTTTTCGATGTCCACCTTGTCGGGCAGTTCGTTCTGCAGATGCCGGAGCACCGCTGTCGTGTATTTGTCGCTGAGCGGATCCAGTCCCGAAATCCCGTAGCGAGTCAGTACCGGCAGGATGCGGGTTCGAAAGGCGTCTTCGTGTCGATGGATCAGAGCCGCCAGAGATTCGCCGACCAGATGCTCACACTGCCCGCCTCCCAGCAGCAGGATGGTCCACGGCTGGCCAACGTGCTGGCTGATAATCAACTGAGCGGTATCGGATTCGATCTGAAGCTCCGTGCCCGTCAGTCTTTCGCGAACTTCGATCCGCACAGCGGAGTCACTGGCCTGAAAGGTCGTTGTCGCCTGACGCCGGCTGAGTGCGGCGGAGATTTCTCCGCTTGAAAAGTGAAGCGCATAGTCGTCGCCGCCCAGTGACGCTCCACGGCCGCCAGGTCCGGCGGCCTCCTGCAACCGCTGAAACGCAGTCACCAGCGGATCCGAAAATGCCTCCTGCGGGAACGGATCAAGCCGCGCGCGTCCGAATCCGAACGCGGGATTCTGCACGTTGCCAAACGGATTACCACCGACCGGCACCGCGACCACGTCACGGTCCTGCCAGCCCCCCATTTTCGACTTCAGTGCATCGATCACGCTTTCCGGAACATCCTGTTCTCGCAGGCGCTCGATCGCCCGGTCGAGGGACTCCTGAAATTCCCTGCTGACGACTTCGATCTCCTGTTTCAGAAGACGCTGATCACCGGCAAAGCGGTTGATTCGCAACCGGCCGTCCACAATGCAAAAACGGACGACTGCTCTGAACGCCCTGCCGACGTCGCCTTCCGTCAGCGGTCCGTCTTCAAAACTGACGGGCGGAAACTCCGGCAAGGCGTCTTCCCTGGGCAAGTTCAGTGCGACGGCCTGGTCGATCGGCAACTGCGTAACATCCGTCAACAGCGGCTGCAGATCGTC
Encoded here:
- a CDS encoding NADH:flavin oxidoreductase; protein product: MTLPVDEQLAVGADSPLAQPLISRAGHAGNRFCILPMEGWDGTVDGKPTELTRRRWRRFGLSGAKLIWGGEAVAIRHDGRANPNQLLINDANLHEIESLRTLLEATHAQHFGKTDDLCVGLQLTHSGRFARPNDKRLMEPRIAYRHPILDRRFGIDSDDGLLSDDDLRQLIDDFVAACVLAQKAGFRWVDVKHCHGYLGHELLSSFDRAGNFGGSFENRTRFLRDIVAGIRSEAPGLEIGVRVSVFDFIPFEPGGDDSRTGIPSSSGSYRHAFGGDGSGLGIDFDEPSKFLSLLESLDIDLVCTTCGSPYYNPHIQRPAMFPPSDGYQPPEDPLVGVDRQISATAELKRRHPGLIVVGSGYSYLQEWLPNVAQAVVRTGLADSVGLGRMVLSYPDLPADVLAGRTLTRKKICRTFSDCTTGPRNGLISGCFPLDPFYKALPERQQLQQAKGEMPD
- a CDS encoding serine/threonine-protein kinase, which encodes MGPHDGEEQNDSGESLRGIQAVGDRFLEELRAGGSPEIGTFLQRFESPDHATVFRLLLSLEVEHRRQSGRTPTVADYLPRFADFQDIVVAVLDDEWSTAEPPGPESSIPLTSEVQTKLPDRLPSVSDINVAYASADEERRGGSRLDTRTLPAALGSPLSPSAHAGETIAGRYTLQTLLGEGGMGQVWAASQREPVRRRVAVKLIKPGMDSRAVIQRFEQERQALAVMNHPGIARILDGGLTDERRPYFVMELVDGQPLTTFCDKQRLGIRERLELFVTICHAVQHAHQKGIVHRDLKPSNILVSLQDGRPVLKVIDFGLAKAIGGGMSDLSLTSQFGAVVGTLEYMSPEQASSSGTDVDTRTDIYSLGVILYELLTGLRPIAAGRLRRAALDEMIRVIRDEEPSRPSTRLSADESLPSLAAVRKIEPSRLTRLLRGDLDWLVMKCLEKQRDRRYETASGLARDVERFLANEAVEARPPSVAYRMQKFLRRNRLPVTASAIILLAVAGGIIGTAWGMMRAERARADADLNRRVADKEEKLSGQLSDYLVRTFESANPVGLEDAGFLRSDARSNEGLARRMLDGGADIVNEYMQDKPLMRARLLDAIGNSYRNLGDWDVADRWLNDSYNIRRQELGEADATTVTGLLSLAHLSRDRGRYSEAERLYRSIISAREALFGTADPAVAEAKSYLAWMLFFQPLSTDGPQFNQETLAEAERLLLEVLDVRQQQNPPDHHNIGITLAALASVKFGQQHQEPAALEYASRAAAEFQLSSKDAEFGRAMLSLILADSHRRAGRFEEAEAIYLKVLDLARQSLGHEHPLVIMQLANLAGLYRKQGDMVNAEKTILEFANLVRPVPAFRSQPVVVDALMQYGDEVRRMRSKEEAESLYREALLYAHERPDGNERNVSNFKNVWRLRRMNNPTEPVSRPS
- a CDS encoding ATP-binding protein, which produces MQPTPGSAGDLSMGFVPVPDVSTCNSCGSDLSVASVLYRECWLDEPGMKAVSIAIPTRTHIVGTIRDQLVECDPDINVSLRISQPQICMAVEEALANAIFHGNLEIDSKLKEGGSSQFWDLAQERQARGPWKDRVVRIHKLVSTLGVWMTITDEGAGFDTRRLLDKTPDPLAMLSSGRGLVMMKAFTNDLFFNSRGNSVTMAFYAASRAESQYCPQPVTARSDSRCNTLCAAAHN
- a CDS encoding sugar ABC transporter ATP-binding protein, coding for MAAIQKENTIISGGFLFSPLLQMNGISKSFPGVRALNDVSLTLNRGEVVALIGENGAGKSTLIRILGGAHQPDAGTIDIDGTSVRLADPRSAMDAGIGVIYQEFNLIPALTAWENIFLGRERSRVFVHRSHERSCAAEIFGRMGVSVPLDMPCRLLSIAQQQLVEIAKALSQDVRILVMDEPSAALTPQEVTCLFRIIRDLQNDGIGIVYISHRLDEVQEIADSVTVLRDGEHIADVPIADITRQRMIELMVGRFIDNEFPKEHIPPGDVRLEVSGLGRGTAVQNVSFCVRAGEVLGITGLVGAGRTETVRLIFGADVPDSGTIVLDGKPLRIRHPRDAIRAGICLLTEDRKAQGLVLNHSVRDNFGLPNLSRLSRFGLVREREERRRLGEYVTSLSIRIPHQQQLAGNLSGGNQQKVVLAKWLQRNAEVIIFDEPTRGIDVGAKHEIYLLLNKLAAQGKAIIMISSELPEVLGMSDRILVMHSGRVTGELDNSSAEPHLRVTQEQIMELAIG